From the genome of Flavobacterium luteolum, one region includes:
- a CDS encoding GNAT family N-acetyltransferase: MSFIDWKTDRIENVLPEEFYKLIDKNKNHIGKTFPVTLANSDSPEKAENFISVNKNKERNSEGYYFFARDIKTNNLIGYLCVKTIDYRISKCELGYFIDEDFQGKGITSKMVSDVLEFCFDELKMNKVFICTSEVNLASQRIALKHNFKQEGILRDEFRNGDGTLQNTVYFGLLKSEYIKS, from the coding sequence ATGAGTTTTATAGATTGGAAAACAGATCGAATTGAAAACGTTCTTCCTGAGGAGTTTTACAAACTAATCGACAAGAATAAAAATCATATTGGAAAAACATTTCCTGTAACACTAGCTAATTCTGACTCACCAGAAAAAGCAGAAAATTTTATCTCAGTTAATAAAAACAAGGAAAGAAATAGCGAAGGATATTATTTCTTTGCCCGAGACATCAAAACAAATAACCTAATTGGTTATTTATGTGTAAAAACTATCGATTATCGGATTTCTAAATGTGAGTTAGGTTATTTTATTGATGAGGATTTTCAAGGAAAAGGAATTACATCCAAAATGGTTTCAGACGTGCTTGAATTTTGTTTTGATGAATTAAAAATGAATAAAGTTTTCATTTGTACATCAGAAGTAAATTTAGCAAGTCAGCGAATCGCTCTAAAACATAATTTTAAACAAGAAGGAATTTTAAGAGATGAGTTTAGAAATGGTGACGGCACTTTGCAAAACACCGTTTATTTCGGACTTCTTAAATCAGAATATATAAAATCATGA
- the hemF gene encoding oxygen-dependent coproporphyrinogen oxidase, protein MKDKFYAYIQNLQDQICAGLETVDGTAKFREDLWKRPEGGGGRTRVIENGAVFEKGGVNISAVHGKLPETMQKMFGVGEADFFACGLSLVLHPKNPMVPTVHANWRYFEMYDESGKVIEQWFGGGQDLTPYYLFEEDAIHFHQTCKTACDKHNPEFYPKYKKQCDSYFWNAHRNEARGLGGLFFDYCKANEQMSMENWYNFVTEVGNSFLEAYVPIVERRKNLSYTPEQRTWQEIRRGRYVEFNLVHDKGTLFGLKTNGRIESILMSLPPHVQWVYDHHPEAGSEEEKLIHVLANPREWIS, encoded by the coding sequence ATGAAAGACAAATTTTACGCATATATACAAAACTTACAAGACCAGATTTGCGCTGGATTAGAAACTGTTGACGGAACTGCAAAATTTCGTGAGGACTTATGGAAACGTCCAGAAGGCGGTGGCGGAAGAACTCGCGTCATTGAAAACGGAGCAGTTTTCGAAAAAGGTGGTGTAAACATTTCGGCCGTTCACGGAAAACTTCCTGAAACAATGCAGAAAATGTTTGGTGTTGGCGAAGCAGATTTCTTTGCTTGCGGATTAAGTTTAGTACTGCATCCAAAAAACCCTATGGTTCCTACCGTGCACGCTAATTGGCGATACTTCGAAATGTATGACGAATCTGGAAAAGTAATTGAGCAATGGTTTGGCGGCGGACAGGATTTAACGCCTTATTATTTGTTTGAGGAAGATGCAATTCACTTTCATCAAACATGCAAAACTGCTTGCGACAAACACAATCCAGAGTTTTATCCAAAATATAAAAAACAATGCGATTCGTATTTCTGGAACGCACACCGAAATGAAGCTCGAGGACTTGGCGGTTTGTTCTTTGATTATTGCAAAGCAAATGAGCAAATGTCAATGGAAAACTGGTACAATTTCGTAACCGAAGTGGGAAATAGTTTCCTTGAAGCTTATGTTCCAATTGTAGAAAGAAGAAAAAACCTTTCTTATACTCCAGAGCAAAGAACCTGGCAAGAAATCCGTCGTGGCCGTTATGTTGAATTTAATTTGGTTCATGACAAAGGCACTTTGTTCGGTCTAAAAACCAACGGAAGAATCGAAAGTATTTTAATGAGTTTGCCTCCGCATGTGCAATGGGTTTACGATCATCATCCAGAAGCAGGTAGTGAAGAAGAAAAATTGATTCATGTATTGGCAAATCCGCGTGAGTGGATTTCGTAG
- the tnpA gene encoding IS200/IS605 family transposase, protein MANTYSQLYIQIVFAVKGRQNLISKNWKDEIYKYIIGIIVNQKQKLIAIYGMPDHIHILVGIKPNVSISDLVRDIKSSSSKFINEQKWINGKFEWQTGFGAFSYGHSQLTSVIKYIENQEQHHKTKTFKEEYIAFLKLFNIDFKNEYLFNDV, encoded by the coding sequence ATGGCTAATACCTATTCTCAATTATACATTCAAATCGTTTTTGCCGTAAAAGGAAGACAGAACCTGATTTCTAAAAATTGGAAAGATGAAATCTATAAATACATTATAGGAATTATTGTCAATCAGAAACAAAAATTGATTGCAATATACGGAATGCCAGATCATATTCATATCTTAGTTGGGATAAAACCAAATGTTTCAATATCAGATTTGGTACGAGACATTAAATCAAGTTCATCCAAATTCATAAATGAACAGAAATGGATTAATGGAAAATTTGAATGGCAAACAGGTTTTGGTGCTTTTTCGTACGGTCATTCACAATTAACATCTGTAATAAAGTATATTGAAAACCAAGAACAACATCATAAAACCAAAACGTTCAAAGAAGAATATATCGCATTTCTAAAATTATTCAATATTGATTTTAAAAATGAATATCTGTTTAATGATGTTTAA
- a CDS encoding DUF4421 family protein — translation MILKLIYATFFISIFGCFAQNDSLQNPYFKSYNDKITASVYYLDTSNSFQIASGQDSKTYVNLIPNRREQIGFTLNYKIIDITIGFAPKFLSQNKGDSHSKNFNFNTRFYLKKWMQSFTFINQKGFYISDDNITAQLPNMRTTKIGGSTAYVFNDKFSFKTLVSQNEWQTKSSGSFIPTFSFYYTNLDLNTPDSSPGDIYVLTLAPSYFYNFVISDRVLIGAGLALGAGINIIDGDTSALYQVDFNLKLAYNKDRFFGFASLNTIGFAQDDKVDPRLNDNISTLKLSVGYRFDPPKKVKEVYDKVNEKIGL, via the coding sequence ATGATCTTGAAACTGATTTACGCCACATTCTTTATCAGCATTTTTGGGTGTTTTGCCCAAAACGATTCCCTGCAAAATCCGTATTTTAAATCATATAATGATAAAATTACTGCTAGTGTTTATTATTTAGATACTTCTAATAGTTTTCAGATTGCTTCTGGTCAGGATTCCAAAACATATGTAAATCTAATTCCGAATCGAAGAGAACAAATCGGTTTTACATTAAACTATAAAATCATTGATATCACAATTGGTTTTGCTCCCAAATTTCTAAGTCAAAATAAGGGAGATTCTCATTCCAAAAATTTTAATTTTAACACCCGTTTTTATTTAAAAAAATGGATGCAGTCGTTCACTTTTATCAATCAAAAAGGATTTTATATTAGTGATGACAACATTACAGCTCAACTGCCCAATATGCGAACAACAAAAATTGGCGGTTCGACAGCTTATGTTTTTAATGATAAATTCTCTTTTAAAACATTGGTAAGCCAAAACGAATGGCAGACCAAAAGTTCTGGAAGTTTTATTCCGACTTTCTCTTTTTATTACACCAATTTAGATTTAAATACTCCCGATTCGTCACCTGGCGATATTTATGTTTTAACGCTTGCGCCCTCCTATTTTTACAATTTCGTAATTAGTGATCGCGTCTTAATTGGCGCTGGACTCGCTTTGGGTGCCGGAATTAATATTATTGATGGAGACACCTCAGCTTTGTATCAAGTAGATTTCAATTTGAAATTGGCTTATAACAAAGACCGTTTTTTTGGTTTTGCCAGTCTTAACACAATTGGTTTTGCGCAAGATGACAAAGTCGATCCGCGATTGAATGACAATATTTCTACTCTAAAACTCTCTGTTGGGTATCGATTTGATCCTCCTAAAAAAGTAAAAGAAGTCTACGATAAGGTCAATGAAAAAATAGGTCTTTGA
- a CDS encoding fructose bisphosphate aldolase — translation MGNKNTEQLNLMHSGKGFIAALDQSGGSTPKALLQYGVAENQYTNDEEMYTLVHEMRTRIIKSPAFDSQYILGAILFENTMDRKIDGQWTADYLWEKKHIIPFLKVDKGLAETANGVQLMKPISGLNELLDRAVERNIFGTKMRSVIKEANPEGIRDVVAQQFEIGKQIFSKGLIPIIEPEVDIYSPDKEKSEEILKQEIQKQLNALDKEIKVMLKLSIPTVNDFYKDLISDAHVVRVVALSGGYSREEANQKLSQNHGLIASFSRALSEGLTADQSDQDFNAELKETIKGIYQASIT, via the coding sequence ATGGGAAATAAAAACACAGAACAATTAAATCTCATGCATTCTGGAAAAGGATTTATTGCGGCATTAGATCAAAGCGGTGGAAGTACTCCTAAAGCACTTTTACAATATGGAGTGGCAGAAAACCAATATACAAACGATGAAGAAATGTACACTCTTGTACATGAAATGAGAACTAGAATTATTAAAAGTCCAGCGTTTGACAGTCAATATATTCTCGGTGCAATTTTGTTTGAAAACACAATGGATCGTAAAATCGACGGACAGTGGACAGCAGATTATTTATGGGAGAAAAAACATATTATTCCTTTTTTAAAAGTAGATAAAGGTCTGGCAGAAACTGCAAATGGCGTACAACTAATGAAACCCATTTCTGGCTTAAACGAATTGCTAGATCGGGCTGTAGAACGCAATATCTTTGGAACTAAAATGCGTTCTGTAATAAAAGAAGCCAATCCCGAAGGAATACGAGATGTTGTTGCCCAGCAATTTGAAATAGGAAAACAAATTTTTAGTAAAGGTTTAATTCCAATTATAGAACCTGAAGTTGATATTTACAGTCCTGATAAAGAAAAATCGGAAGAGATTCTAAAACAAGAAATCCAAAAACAGCTTAATGCATTGGATAAAGAGATAAAAGTAATGCTGAAACTTTCAATTCCGACCGTAAACGATTTTTACAAAGATCTTATTTCAGACGCACATGTGGTTCGTGTTGTAGCGCTTTCTGGTGGCTATTCACGCGAAGAAGCAAATCAAAAACTCTCTCAAAATCATGGATTGATTGCCAGTTTTTCTAGAGCATTGTCTGAAGGATTAACTGCAGATCAGTCTGATCAAGATTTTAATGCTGAATTAAAAGAAACCATCAAAGGTATTTATCAGGCTTCAATTACTTAG
- the hemB gene encoding porphobilinogen synthase, producing MFPLQRGRRLRVNESIRSLVRETSLSPSDFMFPMFIAEGENVKVEIPSMPGIYRRSIDLTVEEVKELYDLGIRAVNIYVKVSENLKDNTGKEAWNANGLMQQAIRAIKTACPEMIVMPDVALDPYSIYGHDGIITNGDVENDSTVDALVKMAVSHAEAGADFVAPSDMMDGRVLRLREGLDAAGFQNVGIMSYSAKYASAFYGPFRDALDSAPREADVVVPKDKKTYQMDYANRIEAIKEALSDVEEGADMVMVKPGIAYLDIVREIKNTVHVPVTVYQVSGEYAMIKAASERGWLDHDKIMMEQLMCIKRSGANLISTYFAKEAAILLNK from the coding sequence ATGTTCCCATTACAAAGAGGCAGAAGATTAAGAGTAAATGAATCAATTCGTTCTTTAGTTCGTGAAACCAGTTTAAGTCCATCGGATTTTATGTTTCCAATGTTTATTGCTGAAGGAGAAAATGTAAAAGTCGAAATTCCGTCAATGCCAGGAATTTACAGAAGATCAATAGATTTAACAGTTGAAGAAGTAAAAGAACTTTATGATTTAGGGATTCGCGCCGTTAACATTTATGTAAAAGTTAGCGAAAACCTAAAAGACAATACTGGAAAAGAAGCTTGGAATGCTAACGGATTAATGCAACAAGCAATTCGTGCCATAAAAACAGCTTGTCCAGAAATGATCGTTATGCCAGATGTGGCTTTGGACCCGTATTCTATTTATGGTCATGACGGAATCATAACAAATGGTGATGTAGAAAATGACAGTACGGTTGATGCTTTGGTAAAAATGGCCGTTTCGCACGCAGAAGCTGGTGCCGATTTTGTTGCGCCAAGTGATATGATGGATGGACGCGTTTTACGCCTTCGCGAAGGCTTGGATGCGGCAGGGTTTCAGAATGTTGGAATCATGAGTTATTCTGCTAAATATGCTTCAGCTTTTTATGGCCCGTTTAGAGATGCTTTAGATTCGGCTCCTAGAGAAGCTGATGTTGTGGTTCCAAAAGACAAAAAAACATATCAAATGGATTATGCCAATCGTATCGAAGCGATCAAAGAAGCTTTATCAGATGTAGAAGAAGGTGCAGATATGGTTATGGTAAAACCAGGAATTGCTTATTTGGATATTGTTCGCGAAATAAAAAACACAGTACATGTTCCTGTAACCGTTTATCAGGTTTCTGGAGAATATGCTATGATTAAAGCGGCATCTGAAAGAGGTTGGCTGGATCACGATAAAATTATGATGGAACAGTTAATGTGCATCAAACGTTCGGGTGCCAATCTTATTTCGACATACTTCGCAAAAGAAGCTGCAATTTTATTAAACAAATAA
- a CDS encoding cupin domain-containing protein, with protein sequence MIVDKQNASHYLWGDNCDSWILADTEGLSIKQESMPSGTKEKLHFHNHAQQFFFILKGTATFYHDEKTEIVNSNQGLLIEAKTQHYIANESQEQLDFLVISQPSTNNDRITIE encoded by the coding sequence ATGATTGTCGATAAACAAAATGCTTCTCATTATTTATGGGGAGATAATTGCGACAGCTGGATTTTGGCAGATACTGAAGGTTTATCTATTAAACAAGAAAGCATGCCAAGCGGAACCAAAGAAAAATTGCATTTTCATAATCATGCACAGCAATTCTTTTTTATTCTAAAAGGCACTGCAACTTTTTATCATGACGAAAAAACTGAAATTGTAAATTCAAATCAAGGTTTATTGATTGAGGCAAAAACGCAGCATTATATTGCCAATGAAAGCCAAGAACAATTGGATTTTTTAGTGATATCACAGCCATCAACAAATAACGACCGAATTACAATTGAATAA
- a CDS encoding c-type cytochrome produces MKKILFLSAVLAFASCKKETSEPTNTATESVSEGESAKAKSPEELGKQLFEGTGNCFACHQPDQKVVGPSIKEIAKIYKDKNGNIVTFLKGNAEPIVDPSQFEVMKTNFAITQSMSDEELKAIEAYIYSNLK; encoded by the coding sequence ATGAAAAAGATATTATTTCTTTCTGCAGTTTTAGCATTTGCTTCTTGCAAAAAAGAAACTTCTGAACCAACAAACACAGCAACCGAATCTGTTTCTGAAGGAGAATCGGCGAAAGCCAAAAGTCCAGAAGAACTAGGAAAACAGCTTTTTGAAGGAACTGGAAATTGTTTTGCTTGCCATCAGCCCGATCAAAAAGTGGTTGGACCAAGCATCAAAGAAATTGCTAAAATCTATAAAGATAAAAATGGCAATATCGTTACTTTCTTAAAAGGAAATGCAGAACCCATTGTTGATCCAAGTCAGTTTGAGGTTATGAAAACCAATTTTGCAATTACGCAGTCAATGTCTGATGAAGAATTAAAAGCAATTGAAGCTTACATCTACAGTAATTTGAAATAA
- a CDS encoding M13 family metallopeptidase: MKKQFAKPVFGVISAMFAITAAQAQTAPKEPGINVSYMDTKISPSQDFFKYVNGAWLDKTEIPSDRTTWGSFNELIKRTDKDVMEVLKEASKNPKYKSNTDQGKAVNLFNTYLDSIGRNKKGIEPLKPYLKKIDAIKSVADVQKYLVEMEKEGNAGFFGIYIGADDKDSSKNSVNLSPSQLGLSDKDYYTSDDKDSKEKRAKYELHVARMLQFIGESPEKAKQSAAEVLALETELSKPRLNRVERRDSRLQYNPMTIAELQKLTPAIKWNEYFAGLGITNLQSVIVSEPKYMTALETVFKENKVAQWKEYLKWDLINSAASKLTTEIDNANFDFYSKTLRGAIKQLPAEERALNVVNGNVGEALGKLYVEKVFPAEAKAKAVDMIHNVITAYQNRINNLTWMSKDTKAKAIEKLNKITIKVGYPDKWKDYSALEIKSIAEGGSYFENTKSLALWRFKKSVDKLSKPVDKTEWHMSPQTVNAYYNPSYNEIVFPAAILQPPFYNYQADEAVNYGGIGAVIGHEISHGFDDSGARYNAEGNLVDWWTEDDLKQFTTLGNDLANQYSALEPLPGVHVDGHFTLGENIGDLGGINAAFDGLQLYLKQHGNPGLIDGFTPEQRFFISWATVWRTKSRDEAIKNQVKTDPHSPGMYRAYVPIQNVDAFYKAFDIKKGDKMYVEPEKRVKIW, from the coding sequence ATGAAAAAACAATTTGCTAAACCTGTGTTTGGTGTGATATCTGCAATGTTTGCAATAACTGCAGCTCAAGCTCAAACAGCGCCAAAAGAGCCAGGTATTAATGTATCTTATATGGATACGAAAATCAGCCCAAGTCAGGATTTTTTCAAATATGTAAACGGAGCTTGGCTGGATAAAACAGAAATTCCGAGTGACCGAACTACTTGGGGAAGTTTTAATGAATTAATTAAAAGAACTGACAAGGATGTGATGGAAGTTTTAAAAGAAGCTTCAAAAAATCCAAAGTACAAGTCTAATACAGATCAGGGAAAAGCGGTTAATTTATTTAATACTTATTTGGATTCTATCGGAAGAAACAAGAAAGGAATCGAACCTTTGAAGCCATATCTGAAAAAAATCGACGCAATTAAAAGCGTTGCTGATGTTCAGAAATATTTGGTTGAAATGGAAAAAGAAGGAAACGCAGGCTTTTTCGGAATTTACATTGGAGCTGATGATAAAGACAGTTCTAAAAATTCTGTAAATCTGAGCCCAAGCCAATTAGGACTTTCGGATAAAGATTATTACACTTCTGATGACAAAGATTCTAAAGAGAAACGTGCGAAATATGAATTGCACGTTGCAAGAATGCTTCAGTTTATTGGAGAATCTCCAGAAAAAGCAAAACAAAGTGCAGCTGAGGTTTTGGCTCTTGAAACAGAATTATCAAAGCCAAGATTAAACAGAGTTGAAAGAAGAGACAGCCGTTTGCAATACAACCCAATGACGATTGCTGAACTTCAAAAATTAACTCCAGCTATCAAATGGAACGAATATTTTGCTGGTTTAGGAATTACTAATTTACAGTCTGTAATTGTTTCTGAGCCTAAATATATGACTGCTTTAGAAACTGTTTTCAAGGAAAATAAAGTGGCACAATGGAAAGAATACCTAAAATGGGATTTGATTAACAGCGCTGCAAGTAAGCTGACAACCGAAATTGATAATGCTAATTTTGACTTTTACAGCAAAACATTAAGAGGTGCAATAAAACAGCTTCCTGCTGAAGAAAGAGCGCTTAATGTGGTTAACGGAAATGTTGGTGAAGCTCTTGGAAAACTTTATGTAGAAAAAGTTTTTCCAGCTGAGGCTAAAGCAAAAGCTGTAGATATGATTCATAATGTTATTACGGCTTATCAAAATCGTATTAACAATTTAACTTGGATGTCTAAAGACACTAAGGCAAAAGCAATCGAAAAGCTAAACAAAATAACTATTAAAGTAGGATATCCTGATAAATGGAAAGATTACTCGGCTTTAGAAATTAAAAGCATTGCAGAAGGCGGAAGCTATTTTGAAAATACTAAAAGTCTAGCATTATGGAGATTCAAGAAAAGCGTAGACAAATTGTCTAAACCTGTTGACAAAACAGAATGGCACATGTCTCCGCAAACAGTAAATGCTTATTATAACCCATCTTATAACGAAATTGTATTCCCAGCTGCAATCCTTCAACCACCTTTCTATAATTATCAAGCTGATGAAGCAGTTAATTATGGTGGAATTGGTGCCGTAATCGGACACGAGATTTCTCACGGTTTTGATGATTCTGGAGCACGTTACAATGCTGAAGGGAATTTAGTGGATTGGTGGACAGAAGATGATTTGAAACAATTTACAACTCTAGGAAATGATTTAGCAAATCAATACAGCGCTCTTGAGCCATTGCCAGGAGTTCATGTTGATGGTCATTTTACACTGGGTGAAAATATTGGAGATTTAGGCGGAATTAATGCTGCATTTGACGGTCTGCAATTGTATTTAAAGCAACACGGAAATCCAGGTTTAATCGACGGATTTACTCCTGAACAAAGATTCTTTATTTCTTGGGCTACTGTTTGGAGAACAAAATCTAGAGATGAAGCAATCAAAAATCAAGTAAAAACAGATCCGCACTCTCCTGGAATGTACAGAGCTTATGTGCCAATTCAAAACGTTGATGCTTTCTACAAAGCATTTGATATTAAGAAAGGTGATAAGATGTATGTTGAACCAGAAAAACGAGTTAAAATCTGGTAA
- a CDS encoding SCO family protein: MKSLLYKYRKFFIVLIVFSVVTISLFYSALKPKKTLPIYNPADVNPELVDSTVQYKSKYHTIADFSFINQNGDTITQKDYEGKIYVADFFFTTCGSICPKMSTNLVDVQKAVLNNPKVMLLSHTVFPEVDSVSVLKAYAIKYGVVDSKWNLVTGDKKEIYKMARKSYLAVKMGRPDQLYDMVHTENFVLVDQKRRVRGFYDGTNKEDIKRLLEDIEFLSQE; encoded by the coding sequence ATGAAATCGCTTTTATATAAATACCGCAAATTCTTCATTGTATTAATAGTGTTTTCGGTTGTTACGATATCTTTGTTTTATTCTGCATTAAAACCTAAAAAAACGCTACCGATTTACAATCCAGCCGATGTAAATCCAGAATTGGTAGACAGTACAGTTCAATATAAAAGCAAATACCACACTATTGCCGATTTTTCCTTTATCAATCAAAATGGTGATACAATAACACAAAAAGATTACGAAGGAAAAATCTATGTTGCCGATTTCTTCTTTACAACCTGCGGATCGATCTGTCCAAAAATGTCAACTAATTTAGTTGATGTTCAAAAAGCGGTTTTAAACAATCCAAAAGTGATGCTACTTTCGCATACCGTTTTTCCTGAAGTGGACAGTGTTTCTGTTTTAAAAGCTTATGCTATAAAATATGGTGTTGTAGACAGTAAATGGAATTTGGTTACTGGCGACAAAAAAGAAATCTACAAAATGGCCAGAAAATCGTACTTGGCTGTAAAAATGGGAAGACCAGATCAACTTTATGATATGGTGCATACAGAAAATTTTGTTTTAGTTGATCAAAAACGTCGCGTTAGAGGTTTTTATGACGGAACAAATAAAGAAGACATAAAACGTCTTTTAGAAGACATCGAATTCCTTTCGCAGGAGTAA
- a CDS encoding FeoA family protein, which yields MQNTIHTLKKGEKAIIKDFDIDLIPLKLLEMGCLPGSLVELLQVAPFGDPLYLDINGSHVAIRIETAREIEVEIIKTNL from the coding sequence TTGCAAAATACAATACATACTCTGAAGAAAGGCGAAAAAGCCATTATCAAAGATTTTGATATCGATCTTATTCCACTTAAATTATTAGAAATGGGTTGTCTTCCTGGCAGCTTAGTTGAATTATTGCAGGTTGCTCCTTTTGGTGATCCTTTATATTTAGACATTAATGGTTCTCATGTTGCAATCCGAATTGAAACAGCTCGTGAAATTGAAGTAGAAATTATCAAAACCAATTTGTAA
- the feoB gene encoding ferrous iron transport protein B, with product MSVQNINVALIGNPNTGKTSVFNQLTGLNQQVGNYPGITVEKKMGFCKLPNNVKANILDLPGTYSLNASSMDESVVIELLLNKNDKLYPDVAVVVTDVENLKRNLLIYTQIKDLEIPTILVINMSDRMERKGISLDIPYLEEKLKTKIALVSSRKGLGIEELKELIVSHKTIPHEPCLNASVIDPEYFEKLQKAFPNQLMYKLWLVITQDVNFLNLDRNEIRGTFTKSHSELKRLQQKETIKRYQFINDVLKDGLKIDASMAKDIRAKLDRVLTHKVFGYVIFFAILFLIFQSIFSWSTIPMDFIDSTFASLSSWVAEELPSGILTDLLSQGIIPGIGGVIIFIPQIAFLFLFISILEESGYMSRVVFLMDKIMRRFGLSGKSVVPLISGTACAIPAIMATRNIENWKERLITILVTPFTTCSARLPVYAIIISLVIPSKRVFGVLNLQGLTLMSLYVLGFFMAILSAYILNKVLKLESKTYFVVEMPSYKMPLLKNVGINVVEKTKAFVVGAGKIILAISVILWFLASYGPGKEFNEAETIVKERFANTTLDETQFENEVNSQKLENSYIGLMGRAIEPAIQPLGYDWKIGIALISSFAAREVFVGTLATIYSVGDTDNESTIKSKMQAEIRPDTGEKVFDFATGISLLLFYAFAMQCASTLAITKKETNSWKWPAMQLVLMSGLAYITALIAYQLLK from the coding sequence ATGAGTGTTCAGAATATCAATGTTGCCCTTATCGGAAATCCAAATACCGGAAAAACCTCTGTCTTCAATCAATTAACAGGTCTTAACCAGCAAGTTGGAAATTACCCTGGAATTACGGTTGAGAAAAAAATGGGTTTCTGCAAGCTTCCCAATAATGTTAAAGCCAATATTCTAGATTTACCAGGAACGTACAGTTTGAACGCCAGTTCTATGGACGAAAGCGTGGTAATCGAACTTTTATTAAATAAAAACGACAAATTATATCCAGATGTAGCAGTAGTTGTAACAGATGTCGAAAATCTGAAACGAAATTTACTGATTTACACGCAGATAAAAGATCTTGAAATTCCGACGATTTTGGTCATTAATATGTCTGATCGTATGGAACGCAAAGGAATTTCTTTGGATATTCCGTATTTAGAAGAAAAACTAAAAACGAAAATTGCTTTAGTAAGTTCAAGAAAAGGTTTAGGAATTGAAGAATTAAAAGAACTCATTGTTTCTCATAAAACCATTCCGCACGAACCTTGTTTGAATGCTTCTGTAATTGATCCTGAATATTTTGAAAAATTACAAAAAGCATTTCCAAACCAATTGATGTATAAATTGTGGCTGGTAATTACGCAGGATGTTAATTTTTTAAACTTAGACCGAAACGAAATACGAGGCACTTTTACCAAATCGCATTCCGAATTAAAACGTTTACAGCAGAAGGAAACCATCAAAAGATATCAGTTTATCAATGATGTTTTAAAAGATGGTTTAAAAATTGATGCCTCAATGGCGAAAGATATTCGTGCCAAATTAGATCGTGTTTTAACGCATAAAGTTTTTGGCTACGTTATTTTCTTTGCCATTTTATTTTTGATTTTCCAATCAATTTTCAGCTGGTCCACTATTCCGATGGATTTCATTGACAGCACTTTTGCTTCTTTAAGCAGCTGGGTCGCCGAAGAACTTCCAAGCGGTATTTTGACCGATTTGCTTTCGCAGGGAATTATTCCGGGAATTGGCGGAGTTATTATTTTTATCCCGCAGATTGCCTTTTTGTTTTTATTTATTTCGATTTTAGAAGAAAGCGGTTATATGAGCCGTGTCGTATTCTTGATGGATAAAATCATGCGTCGATTTGGACTTTCAGGAAAAAGCGTCGTGCCTTTAATTTCAGGAACTGCTTGTGCGATTCCTGCAATTATGGCAACTCGAAATATCGAAAACTGGAAAGAACGTTTAATCACTATTTTGGTAACGCCATTCACAACTTGTTCAGCAAGATTGCCTGTCTATGCGATTATTATCTCGTTGGTTATTCCGAGCAAAAGAGTTTTTGGAGTATTAAATCTTCAAGGCTTAACGCTTATGTCTCTTTATGTTTTAGGTTTTTTTATGGCCATTTTATCTGCTTATATTTTGAATAAGGTTTTAAAACTAGAATCAAAAACATATTTTGTTGTTGAAATGCCAAGTTATAAAATGCCTCTTTTAAAGAATGTGGGAATCAATGTTGTAGAAAAAACAAAAGCATTTGTTGTTGGTGCAGGAAAAATTATCTTGGCAATATCGGTTATTTTATGGTTTTTGGCTTCTTACGGTCCTGGAAAAGAATTTAATGAAGCCGAAACAATTGTTAAAGAAAGATTTGCCAATACTACTTTGGATGAAACTCAATTTGAAAACGAAGTTAATTCTCAAAAGCTAGAGAATTCTTATATTGGATTAATGGGAAGAGCGATCGAACCAGCTATTCAGCCTTTAGGTTACGATTGGAAAATCGGAATTGCCTTAATTAGTTCATTTGCTGCACGTGAGGTTTTCGTAGGAACATTGGCAACCATTTATAGTGTTGGAGATACAGATAACGAATCGACCATAAAAAGCAAAATGCAAGCAGAAATTCGTCCAGATACCGGAGAGAAAGTATTTGACTTTGCAACCGGAATCTCTTTATTGCTGTTTTATGCTTTTGCGATGCAATGCGCCAGTACATTGGCAATTACCAAAAAAGAAACCAACTCATGGAAATGGCCTGCAATGCAGTTGGTCTTAATGAGTGGTCTCGCTTATATTACCGCATTAATTGCGTATCAACTTTTAAAATAA